The DNA window ACGACGTAGACATGGTAGCCTAAACTACCAAAGCCCTCGACAGTATCACCAAGCATTCATGAGCAATTCTATAAGAAGGACAGCCATTGTAGCATAATGTCCGAATTTAGGGGGTCAGACCGGGTAAACGGAATCGTCCTAGCAGTACCGAAGGGCACCTGTTGGGGAATATAGCTGAGATTATTATCTATAACCGGGCATTGCCCGTGGCCGAACGGCAAATGATCGAGCGATATCTACAGGGTAAGTACGGTTTCTAGGGGCCAAGTCAACCGGTGTAGTTGATTTGAACCTTTTTAAGCCTACTAGCATGGGGGAATTGTGCTCGAAGGAGAGAATTGTGATGAAAAGGATAGTTATCGGGTTTTGCCTAATAGTGGGATTACTACCCGTAGTTTTTAAAGCGGAGGCCGCTGAGTTTGTCATGCCTTATGGTGTGCAGCTTTGGTTAAGGGCAGACCGTGGGATTGAGACGGAAGATGGCAAAGTGACAGTCTGGGAAGATCAGTCGCCAGCCCAAAACCATGCAGTATCAGAGTCGGGTGGTAGGCCGCGCTCGGTACCCAATGCGATCAACGGAATGCCAGTGGTCCGTTTTGATGGAGCGACAACGTACTTGCGGGTGTCTCACAGAGAGGAATTGAACACTAATAGTGGGCTGACGGTATTTGTTGTCTATAGTCATCAAAGTGGGTTTCGTTTAATGCAGAAAAAGGATAATGCCAGTGGGTCACAGGATGATGCTTGGTTTGTCATGCCCTTAGGTGGTCTGTCGGTCTCCGGTAAATTGGAGAATGGGGCACTGTTCGAGCGTGGGCAGATGTATCACCTGCAGACCGATGTCTACGATGTCAATAGGGGGCAGATCGGCATCTATTCGAATGGTATGTTGGTTGCTGAGGTTGCGGATATCATGCATCAGATGTCTAATTCGGATGATGTCTACATTGGAAAAAGACATCGACCCGGGAGTACAGAGGGGCATCTTGACGGAGATATAGCGGAAATCATCATATTTAATCGGACATTATCTCAAGGAGAGCGGGAAAAAGTGGAACGTTATCTTCAGGAGAAGTATGGTTTTTCTAAAGGTGCCGCCGATGAAGTAAAACGCCCAGGTCCATTTCCGGTCGTTGGGCATCGGGATTATCCGGGTACACTTCCGTTATTAGTTGGGACCGAAGATGGAGTTGGTCCTTTAAGCCTTCCGGTGCTTGACACCTATCCGTTAGGCTCGGCTTATGTATTTGACTCATTGCAGCCCGATCTATTCATTCGCGGTAGTGGTGGACCCTATGGTGGCTTGTATTTGTTCCCATGGAAACGAGTGGATTACGGTGTACCGGTGTTTGGTGTACCCATACTTGTGCAGGCACCATTCAAGAGCAATGCCGCTATTCTACAAACCGATGATCGCATCATCTATGGTTTCTATTTAGATGGACAGCAATTGGTTCGTACGGCGTTCGACCGGCAGACTTTTAGCTTCACGGAACAAGCCAGAATGACGTTGAAAGGTTTACCGACCACTCCACAGAATCTTGCTGTGAAGATTAACACCGACGGTACAGTAGATGTGATTTTGGAAATGCCGGATGGCGCCAGCTTGAATCCCGGAGGAGCTGACCGTTGGGAATCTGGTTTTCAGCCCTACGATGGTGCGGGGATCTGGAGAGGGGATATTCCATACCGGTATTTGTACGTGGTCACTCTGGCTAGCTTATTTGATAAACCGATTGGTGATGCACGCCTTGCCTCGAGTACACAGAGGGAGATTCCTTTGGGTATACCTAACATGGCCTTTGTGAATCTAGGAGAGGGATCAGAACAAGACTTAATTGTTGGCACACGGTTTGGTAATCTAGTCTACTATCGCAACACTGTTCAGGATGGGGTTGAGTTAACACCTCAACGATATGCGGTGGGAGCCGACGGGAATGCCTTGCGCCATCCGACTATTCGACCCGCTGTTAGTGCATATCCTAATGGTGCAACCGGTGTATCAGATTTAATCGTCGGTGGTCAGGGTCTAATTTACTATTACCGATTTACAGGTGACTTCACCCCGAATGGCCGTCCGATTTATGATCAGCCTACCCCGCTGCTTCAAGAGGAGGCTGAGTTGTATGGAGGGACATTACCGGTCCTTAATACGGTGGATTGGAATGGCGATGGCGTATCGGATCTTATTGTTGGCAACTCAGAGGGCCGGGTGCTATTCTTTGAGAATGTCGGTAGTAATGACGAACCTGCTTTTCTTCCCGGGGTTCCGGTGCCGGCTGGAGGGCAAGAGATCCATATCCAAGGTGGATATCGCGGTAGCATTCAAGGAATTGGCGAGTCCAGGTGGGGATATAGTTGCCCTGCAGTTTTTGATTGGAATAGTGATGGATTACCCGATATAGTTATGGGCGATATCACGGGGGCTTATACTGTTTTCATTAATCGGGGTGCGCCGACAAATCCTATCCTCGATGTGCAGCGACCGATCTACTGTGATGGTCTTGAACTACACGGCCATTGGCGGGTCCAGCCTGCTATTGCTCGGCTTGGCGAGCGAATTGGTATGGTGATCATTGATGGTGATGGATATCTTCGACTATACTGGCAAATTGATGATTACAACGTACAAGATGGTGGTAGACTTTTGCTAGATGACGGCAGTCCGATTTCCACATGCTATAGATATTCCGGGGCAACAGGCAGGGCCAAACTTAGTTTCGCAGACTGGGATGGCGACGGAGTGTTGGATTTGATTATTGGTACTTCCCGTCAGAATGCGATACCCAATAGAGAAACAGGGTTTCCTCAACCAGCCTTTGGTCCATCCGCGGTGGCTAATGTGTTGTATATGAAAAACGTCGGTACCAACGAGAGACCTGTTTTCCGACACCCAGTTCCATTTGAGTATAAAGGAGAGGTTCTGAATCCCGGTGGAGCCCATGCCTGCGGGCCCACTGGGACTACTCTGGGTGGCGGAGGACTTAATCTGTTGGTGGGTAATGAAAGGGGCCGCATAATGCTTTACCGGCGTTTAGATCTGAGTCTCTTTGAGGCTCCGATCATGCGGATTAAGTCACCCACAGAGACTTCGGTGGTCAGCAGAACACTAGTGCCGGATATTATTGTGGAGTCTCCGGTCAGTGATTTGCGCCAGATTACAGTTAAACTAGGTGGTCAACAGGTCTATTCAGGAACCGATCTTCCGGCGGATCTGTCAATTGATACCCTACAGTTTGCCGACGGTTATCACGTCCTCATGGTTACAGCAGAAAATGAAGCCGGGTTGACTACTGAGCAGACAGTGCGATTTCAGGTGAGTAATTGGTGGCGGATCATCGATGATTTCCGACCGCCTGAGTCCTCGGCATGGTTTGGTACAGTCAGCTGTTCACAAACTAGTGACGAATCTGCTGGTTGGACGTATGCATATACGCCTGATATTCTATTTGGCGATCCCAATCGAAAGGTGCGACAAGACAATAGCACTGAGTACTTGGTTTGGGAAACCACCGATTTATGGGAGTATCATCTAGAATTGTATTCCTTAGTCGAAGAAGTGGAGCAGGTGCTAGGCCTAGCTGTTTCAGGAGATGGTGCAACATGGCTGGAACTTGATTATGCTCCCATAGTCACCGAGCAACAGGATGATTGGTTTCACCTAGAGGTAAAAGGAGTGGTAACTGAAGAAACGCCGGTACGATTCTTTCGGGTCGTCTTATACCAAAGCGACATCGGTGCGGACTGTGTTCAGCTGGGTCTAGTTAGGCTGAGGGGGACCAAGTAAAGAGCTGGTAACGAAGTGTAATGGAGGAAGCCCTGCATGGGTGTAGTCTAACTGGTGCAAGTTCCCAACATCCTCTGATAGCGGGATGTGTATAGCTGAAGACAAGTGTGTCCATCGCAAGGTGGAACCTGAAGTAAGTCGGAGGCAAATCTCTGGTGTGACGGACAGAAATCGCACATAAAGCGGAGTATACCGGGCTATAGTCACCCTAGGTGGATACAGAGTGATTAGTATGACTATTGAAGGATAAAGACCTTGTAGGGGCTTATGATCTGCGAATAGGAAGTCAACAATCAAGAACTGAGGAAATGTTTCGAAACAGGGTCTATTAACA is part of the Limnochordia bacterium genome and encodes:
- a CDS encoding FG-GAP-like repeat-containing protein, with protein sequence MKRIVIGFCLIVGLLPVVFKAEAAEFVMPYGVQLWLRADRGIETEDGKVTVWEDQSPAQNHAVSESGGRPRSVPNAINGMPVVRFDGATTYLRVSHREELNTNSGLTVFVVYSHQSGFRLMQKKDNASGSQDDAWFVMPLGGLSVSGKLENGALFERGQMYHLQTDVYDVNRGQIGIYSNGMLVAEVADIMHQMSNSDDVYIGKRHRPGSTEGHLDGDIAEIIIFNRTLSQGEREKVERYLQEKYGFSKGAADEVKRPGPFPVVGHRDYPGTLPLLVGTEDGVGPLSLPVLDTYPLGSAYVFDSLQPDLFIRGSGGPYGGLYLFPWKRVDYGVPVFGVPILVQAPFKSNAAILQTDDRIIYGFYLDGQQLVRTAFDRQTFSFTEQARMTLKGLPTTPQNLAVKINTDGTVDVILEMPDGASLNPGGADRWESGFQPYDGAGIWRGDIPYRYLYVVTLASLFDKPIGDARLASSTQREIPLGIPNMAFVNLGEGSEQDLIVGTRFGNLVYYRNTVQDGVELTPQRYAVGADGNALRHPTIRPAVSAYPNGATGVSDLIVGGQGLIYYYRFTGDFTPNGRPIYDQPTPLLQEEAELYGGTLPVLNTVDWNGDGVSDLIVGNSEGRVLFFENVGSNDEPAFLPGVPVPAGGQEIHIQGGYRGSIQGIGESRWGYSCPAVFDWNSDGLPDIVMGDITGAYTVFINRGAPTNPILDVQRPIYCDGLELHGHWRVQPAIARLGERIGMVIIDGDGYLRLYWQIDDYNVQDGGRLLLDDGSPISTCYRYSGATGRAKLSFADWDGDGVLDLIIGTSRQNAIPNRETGFPQPAFGPSAVANVLYMKNVGTNERPVFRHPVPFEYKGEVLNPGGAHACGPTGTTLGGGGLNLLVGNERGRIMLYRRLDLSLFEAPIMRIKSPTETSVVSRTLVPDIIVESPVSDLRQITVKLGGQQVYSGTDLPADLSIDTLQFADGYHVLMVTAENEAGLTTEQTVRFQVSNWWRIIDDFRPPESSAWFGTVSCSQTSDESAGWTYAYTPDILFGDPNRKVRQDNSTEYLVWETTDLWEYHLELYSLVEEVEQVLGLAVSGDGATWLELDYAPIVTEQQDDWFHLEVKGVVTEETPVRFFRVVLYQSDIGADCVQLGLVRLRGTK